In Eubalaena glacialis isolate mEubGla1 chromosome 4, mEubGla1.1.hap2.+ XY, whole genome shotgun sequence, the genomic window TCGTCCAACCCTTATTCCCTAACCCCTTCCCCTGCTGCAGCATTAGATGCTGAGTGAGCCGGTCCCTCCGTCAGCAgcagcagggaagcccagcacaGTGGCAGGGTCACAGCAAGGGCCCACAGGCTACAGGAAACCTGCCTGGCCTGTCCCCTCTCAGCTACACTGAAGTCAGGTCCACGCTCATTAACGGTTCCAGGTATCCAGCCTGGTCCTCAGCCTGCTGGGGAGTTTGGGGGAAACCCCGGACGTACTTTTGCAAAAACTATGTGCAGGTCGGGAACAGCCAGCTAAGTCAATGACAGGGTGGAGGGTGCCCACAGTGGGCGTGCAGGCCCGGGAGGGAGAAATGAGGGTCGAGTGGTGAAACGAAGggattcttgggaattccctggtggtccagcggttaagacttggctctcactgccgtggacctgggtttgatccctggtcggggaaataagatccccaagccatgtggtgtggccaaaaaaaaaaaaaataataataataataataaacaaagggATTCTCCTTTATGTCCTTCACTGAATGGCACCTGCCTGACCACTCCCCTTACCAATGCTCCCTCACTTGCTGCCCCCAGGGGCCTGTGAAGCCTCCCTGGCGTGCTCCACCTGCCACGTGTATGTGAGCGAGGACCACCTGGACCTTCTGCCTCCTCCTGACGAGAGGTGAGCAGGGCGGCCCCTCCCAGCTCTGAGCTGCAGGGCTTGGTTGCTGAGCCTTTGCGTTCTGGGCGTCCAGAGTTCCACCCCGGCAGCAGCAGAGGGCAGCCCCAGCTTTTCTCCCTGCTCCGGCTGCTGGCAGGAGAGCTTCCTTTCTGGCCACTCCCCCGGACCCATTAATAATCGCTGCCCCCCTTGCCCCAGGGAGGACGACATGCTGGACATGGCCCCCCTCCTCCAAGAGAACTCCCGGCTGGGCTGCCAGATTGTGCTGACACCTGAGCTGGAAGGGGCTGAATTCACCCTGCCCAAGATCACCAGGAACTTCTACGTGGACGGCCACGTCCCCAAGCCCCACTGACACAGGCAGCTGGATGGTCCCAGACACTCACGGCCCCAGGGCCAGGACTGGAGGAATAGCCAAGTTGCCAGCCCCGCCCAGAGCACGGGACAGGCCCGGGAGAGATGGCGGAAGGAACCGGAAGGCCAGAACCCCTGCTTCAGAGAGATCCCACGTCCAGGCTCTGGTGGGGACAGGGCCCCTGTTGGGGCAGCCTCCCCCAAACCCCTGAGAATGGGGGTGTGGATAGGGGTGGACTCTAATCGGAGAGATAATAAAACCGTCTCACAGACTTCCAGCATCTTGAGTGTCCTTGCGGGGGGTGCGGGTGGGAGTACAGGCCCTGGGGTCTACAACTGCAACTTCCAGGCCTCCAGCTTTCCCCTCCCACGGTGGTGATGGGCCAGCGGGAAACTGAGAAAGAGGCCTCATAGTCAGGGTCCGCGAGCCTGAGGATCAGCGTGGCAAGGCCCCGCCCCTCAGCCGCGGAGGGATTTGGAGGGGTCCAGGCTGCTCTCGGCCGCAAGGGGTGATCAGACCACCTGAGCAGGGTCGGAAGGGACAGAGGGACGGAGGCTAGCCTGAGGGTGGAGGCTTCGAAGCCGGTGCCCAATATCGCCGGCCAGAGGCGCCGATCCCACTGGCCCCGCCCCCCTCAGGTGGAGCTCCTTGCACCCAGGGCCAGAAGCGCCCCCGCCCCAAGCAGGTGGGGCTCATCGAGTGGGCCCGGCGTGGGCGGGGCCGGGCGAGATTTGGGAAGTGGGTAAGGGCTGGGGCACAATGGAGGCCGAGCCAGCCCCGGACTTGTCGATGCTTCGAGAGCTGCTGACGCCGCCCTGTCTGGACCCCGAACCGCCCCCGGAACTCCCCACCCAGCAGGCACCAAGGACTCCAGGATGCCTCAGACCCAGTGGCAGGTGCGTTAAGGAGCGGCCCTTCCCCCAACCTGGCCCAGTGGTCAAGGGATCATGACCTCTGGTTCCTGGGGTTACTCAGGGGTCAAAATGTTAGTTACTGGTACTTACAAGGAAGAGGTCCCGGTCCCCAGGGATACTTGGAGTCATATGGGGGTCAGAGGCTATACAGTTCTCCTTGCCCCTTGTGCCTGAGACTCATGTAGGTGCTGCCCAGGGAATGGGGTGACCACACTGTCCCTTGTCCCCAGGTCCTTCTGGCCTGCACACCAGGACTCGGTCACAGCCCTGCACTTCCTCCAAGAGCCAGCAGAGGGGCTGGCCCAGCCCCCCACCTGGGACACCCAGGCCCTAGGGCCCTGCTGGGAGCCGAAGGCCCTGGAGACTCTGGGAGCCCTACCTCTGGCCGAGGATGCCAAGAACATGCTGACCCCAATCAGCCAGCAGAGCCCCAGCCTGGGGCCCCGAGTGGCTCCCCCGGCCTCTTCAGCCCAGCCACAGAGGAGACCCCGGAAGCAGTCGAACCCCCAGCGGGGCGCCGAGAAAGTGGACCCCCGGTTCGAGGGGGTGACCCTGAAGTTTCAGATAAAGCCAGATTCCAGCCTACAGATCATACCCACCTACAGGTAGGGGCTGGCCTGGGCAAGGGCACCCTTTATGCAAGTAATAGTGGTAACAGTTCAGAGGCCCGGGGGCAGGTGCTCCCAGGAATGCCCTCATGGACTCCCACCTCAGCCCTGCCTTGCAAATGGCCCCATCTCTGAGCGAGACCTCAGGCTGGTGTCAGTTCCTGTAACTGCTGCTATGAGCCAGTCACATCCAGGTCTGAGCCCGGGTCTCCTCCTAAGAGGCCTGACCATACCCGGGGCTGCTGCTTCTGTTAGTTTTTCCAGCAATGATAATAGCTACCGTTTGTCAGACATGACAACAGTAATAGAGGTAACAGGTAGCACTTGGTGTGTATGGGCTCTCTGAACCCCGTGAGGCCCACTTTAcaaatgcagaaactgaggcgCAGAGGATGAGATCTCTTGTCCTTGGTCACACGGCCAGGGGGTGGGAGAGCTGAGCTTTCAACCTGGCaggctggggaattccctggcggtccagtggttaagatgtgGACTTTCATtgccgtgggcccgggttcgatccatggtcggggaactaaattCCCACAAGTCGCTcgtcgcagccaaaaaaaaaaaaaaagcaaaacaaaacaaaaacaaacctcgCAGGCTGGCCCCAGGCTTACTGTCTTTTCAAAAGATTATGTCTGTGATATTAATGAGGTGCAAGGCCAGGCCTTTCAGACATCAGATGCCTCCTTGGGGGTTGCCTGATTGTAAATCTTCAATTGGGGGCTATCTGGGACAGCATACAGACAGACCCTCGGTGCTAACGCCTTGTCTACTCCCCAGCCTGGCCTGCAGCACCCGCTCTCAGGGTCCCCCGCCAGGCCCTGCCAGAGGCCCAGAGGCCAACGCAGGAGGCAGCGAGTCCCTGGGTGAGTCCTGGAGACTTGAGAGCTATAAATacttgggggggggggacagtttcatttcttccttgtcTTTCTCCCCATCCCGCTTCCCTATTTAGAACCATCCAGGAGGAGTCTCAGCATCCCCCTCCACTCAGGCTGAGTCACCCACACCCCCGGCTTCTTCCTCTGCTGAGCTTTGCCATCTGTCTCCCTTCTTGGCTTTCCCTCTGTCTTAGATCTGGCAACACCGGGGCTGGCCCGGAGCTGGGTGGGGCCTTCACAGagaccaccccccccaaaatgCCCACCCCACACAGGCCTCCTGAGCTCGGACTCTTGGCCTCTGACCCTTGCCCTTTGGCCTCTTCCCTTTCAGGGCGCCGACGCTGTGCTTCCTGTAGGACCCAGAGGACCCCACTCTGGAGAGATGCCGAAGATGGGACTCCCCTCTGCAATGCCTGTGGTATCAGGTCCTCAAAATAGAGGAGGGATTTGGGGTGGGGTCCTCGCATCAGTCCATGCTTAGCCGGTGTGGGGTTTTGGGAAGAGAAAACACCCACCTCTTGGGGAACGTGGCTCACTCGTGGTGATTTCTGGGCCCCTGCTGCCTGCTGAATGTTGGTTTCTTGCACCCCCGTCCCAGGTACAAGAAATATGGCACCCGGTGCTCCAGCTGCTGGCTGGTGCCCAGGAAAAGTGTCCAGCCCAAGAGACTGTGTGGCAGATGTGGGGTGTCGCTGGGTCCCCACCCAGTCCCAACTCAGGAAGGGTAAGCCCTTCCTCACCCAGCCGAGCCTGTCCTGCCTCAGTTGCTCCAGGGGAAGAATGGGCTGAAGGCCTCCTACGGGAAAGAGCTTGGGTCTTGAGGGGTCCAGCCTGcctcctctctgccccctccccattcaGAGACCCCAGGTGGAAGACCCAGGCCTCAGGCCCCAGAGCTCCTGGCTCAGGGAGTCACTGGCCCCCTCCTTGGCCCCTGCTTCAGTCAGGCTTGGCTGAGCACCTCACCCCCTCAGGAAATGCTCATGGCAGTGAAACTCATATTGTTAATAGCAGTGACAATAAAGAACAGAACTACTCAGAGAAGGGGTGCTGTGACTTCGGGATCCCACCTTGCACGCCCTCATCCGCCTCTCCCCCGGCCCaggaatgtgggggaggggttttCTCAGTGGGGTTCTGAGGGACACACACAGTCACGGAGACAGGCACCACCTGGGAATTAGCCACATTCATTACAGCACCCCATACAGGGCGACAGCCACCGCATGCAGAGACAGACAACACGTTCAGAAAGATGCacacagtgggacttccctgggggtccagcggttaagactccgtgcttccactgcagggggcacaggttcaatccctggtcagggaactaagatcccacatgcctcgcggcatGGCCAAAGACACATCAGCAGACACATATGTGCCGACACTCACGAGACACACAGACCACACACAAGACAGAAAGACATTGACAGACGCACATCCACCGATAGACACACGTGTTGATGTACACACAAGACACGTACACATGCACGATACACACATGAAAGACACATAGGTGGCACACATTGGCCCACGGTGATACACAAGTGGGCCCTTTATCTGGCAGCTCCACCCTTGCCTACAGAATGTCCGCGTCCTGCATCCTTCCACACACCAGTCCCTGCtgtgtcccccctcccccctttcaaGATCTCTCTAACCCCACCAAAGTGTGTCCCCAACCTGAAGCCAAAAGCCACGTGGGAGACGCTGAACTCTACCCCTGTTGCCAGGACACACAGGCCACCACTACtgactgggagggagggagggaggaggggggcatCAAGGATGGGTGAGATGCAGAGCGGGCAGGGGTGGTCGCTGCTGTGAGGGGTGAGTGAGGCCTGCAGGTCCACTGGCCCTGGGAAGGCGAGCCCCCTGAGACCCCCTTTGACTCTCCTGAGTGAGCCTGTGGGGAAGGCTTGGGTCCAGATTCCTCAGCCCTCGGATCCCTGACTCATTCAGTACCCCCTTGCTTGGCTCACAACACCCTCCCCCAGGTCTCCCGTAGCTGCCGCCTTCGCATCACTGGAGAGGGGGTGGGCTCTGCCCCAACACCACATCTTCAGAGACCCCTTCCTTGACCACCCAGCCTAAAATGGacaaccccctcccaccccacgtcAGGCTCTAGTTCAGCTCTTTGCTCATCTCTCTCTTAGAACCTACCAGAGGTTTCACCTCTCTACTGGTCCAGGGTTATTTCATTCACATTCATCTCCCCTACTGGACCATGACTTCAGAGGTCCAAGGTAACCACCTCTCTGTTCTTGACCGTGAtataccccccccccaccagtgcCCAGCATGGAGAAGCTCTTCGGGGAGAGACACAGCACACGAGGGTCTCAGACTGTGTGTCTACAAACCCCTGGCTGTTTTTATCGACgtagtcaacatttattgagcaactactgtgTACCAGGTTCCAATGAGGCACTCAGTTGTGAATAGAACAAAGATCCCTAGCAAAGCCAATATTCGAGAGTGACAGTAAACAGATATTCAATAAGTATCTAATAGAATGTCAAGTAGTGATCATGctacagagaaaataaagtatGTAAGGAGGGGAGGAGTTGGGCTGCTACCATGTTCTCAGGGAAAGCCTCTCTGAGCAGGTGTGACCTTTGTGTAGAGACCAGACAATAAGGAActagctgggaattccctggcggtccaggggttaggaatccgcgcttccagtgcagggggcacgggttcgatccctggtcagggaactaagatcccacatgctggcagtgcggccagaaaaaaaaaggaactagcTATGGGACTATTTGAGGTGAGGACACCTGGGGCAGAGGTAATGGCaagagcaaaggccctgtggcaggcagGACTTTGGGATTCAAGGAACCTCAAGGATGCGGGTGGGCAAGGAGAGAGGTGATGGGGGCCAGACAGCAGGGGCTGCACCACGTTTGGGCCTTGTGGCCTTTTGTACCTGGCACCCGACACTGGCTTAGCCTCTAGTGCCCCAGTTTCCTGCTCTCACTTTTGCTCCCGAAATGTTTGTGGGGGGCAGCCGGTGGAGCTGGAGCAGTCCAGGCCCGCTTCCTTCTGGCAGCTCTGTGTTCCTGCTTTTGAGGGAGGAGGAaactgggggtggaggaggcccagctgttctctccttctgctgtggggggtgagggggatgaCTGGTGGTggacggtgggggggggggtgcagctGATACCCTGTGTGTCTCTTCTGAATCGTGATGGGCCAAGTCGAAAGGCAGCTTGCGGGTAAACTGAGGCA contains:
- the ZGLP1 gene encoding GATA-type zinc finger protein 1, encoding MEAEPAPDLSMLRELLTPPCLDPEPPPELPTQQAPRTPGCLRPSGRSFWPAHQDSVTALHFLQEPAEGLAQPPTWDTQALGPCWEPKALETLGALPLAEDAKNMLTPISQQSPSLGPRVAPPASSAQPQRRPRKQSNPQRGAEKVDPRFEGVTLKFQIKPDSSLQIIPTYSLACSTRSQGPPPGPARGPEANAGGSESLGRRRCASCRTQRTPLWRDAEDGTPLCNACGIRYKKYGTRCSSCWLVPRKSVQPKRLCGRCGVSLGPHPVPTQEG